The following coding sequences lie in one Vigna radiata var. radiata cultivar VC1973A unplaced genomic scaffold, Vradiata_ver6 scaffold_91, whole genome shotgun sequence genomic window:
- the LOC106753053 gene encoding protein MAINTENANCE OF MERISTEMS isoform X1 — protein sequence MRKSTRLSAIGLVQAPEPKKPFSTRFSLRSFAKRVQLLTPEQRSAISRTGFGNLLSVPNHCLNKVFLTELMEAWSSGSRAFVLRSGGEIRMTLLDAALILGLPVTGNPVNLTEQEPFSDLEESYGATKVKRKVAMSFLENRLDSIGDAASDDFVRSFLLYTIGTFLASNDGKVDSQFLRFLGDLGEVSGFAWGAAVIDDLCQWLDKRKEQNVKYVGGCLIFLQTWSYEHFDVAARPQLQDHDVTFPRMCRWDNIKSNQRQQGTSWFKELDDDQVIWKLQPTSGELQIEIIKEALELIGDNKELRSAESRSTCTPSSVSDVDSGFRHSINGEVCREDEDNMENQVVEDTPTRSSTSHEKCRKQINLGNLVVLDTPPNLIICDKVHGEQEMDPENRVVVVEGSPATISIPDEVGGHKVMVVEDTPPDLTICDKVRREQEMNLENLVLVVEDTPPTMSFSDELGGDQEFKCEKLFVEDSPPKLSFYDDDIRQKNVTLQEENAEFKMKLDQLMEENELLRTQILSNIQFEEQNDELKKELDLLREENRILRLSLSSFLDRMDGHILDFESNTTN from the exons ATGAGAAAATCCACCAGACTCTCCGCCATCGGCCTCGTACAGGCTCCAGAGCCG AAGAAGCCTTTCAGCACTCGATTTTCGCTGAGGTCGTTCGCGAAGCGCGTGCAGCTGCTCACACCGGAACAGAGATCCGCTATTTCGCGAACCGGCTTCGGGAACCTTCTATCCGTTCCAAACCACTGCCTGAACAAGGTGTTTCTCACAGAGCTGATGGAGGCGTGGAGCAGCGGGAGCCGCGCGTTCGTGCTACGCTCCGGCGGTGAAATCCGAATGACGCTTCTGGACGCAGCGCTGATCCTGGGCCTTCCGGTGACCGGTAACCCCGTGAACTTGACAGAACAGGAACCCTTCTCCGATTTGGAAGAGTCGTACGGAGCAACGAAAGTGAAGAGGAAGGTGGCCATGAGTTTTCTCGAGAATAGGCTCGATTCAATTGGGGATGCTGCGAGTGATGATTTTGTGCGGAGCTTTTTGCTCTACACAATTGGAACGTTTCTTGCTTCGAACGACGGGAAGGTGGATTCGCAGTTCTTGCGGTTTCTCGGGGATTTGGGGGAGGTTTCAGGGTTTGCTTGGGGCGCTGCTGTTATTGATGATTTGTGTCAGTGGCTGGATAAGAGAAAGGAGCAGAATGTCAAGTATGTGGGAGGTTGTCTTATCTTTCTTCAA ACATGGTCCTATGAACATTTTGACGTAGCAGCCAGGCCACAACTGCAAGATCATGATGTCACCTTTCCTCGCATGTGTCGATGGGATAATATTAAATCTAACCAAAGACAACAGGGTACTTCATGGTTTAAAGAGCTGGATGATGATCAG GTAATATGGAAGCTTCAACCTACTTCTGGAGAGTTGCAAATAGAGATAATTAAAGAAGCACTGGAGTTGATAGGTGACAACAAAGAGCTTCGAAGTGCAGAAAGCCGTTCGACATGCACTCCATCTAGC GTTTCTGATGTAGATTCAGGGTTTCGGCATAGTATCAACGGTGAGGTATGTAGAGAAGACGAGGATAATATGGAGAATCAGGTAGTGGAGGACACTCCCACAAGGTCAAGCACTAGTCATGAAAAATGTAGGAAGCAGATCAATCTCGGCAACTTGGTAGTGTTGGACACTCCCCCAAATTTAATCATCTGCGACAAAGTACATGGAGAGCAAGAAATGGATCCTGAAAATCGGGTAGTGGTAGTTGAAGGTTCCCCCGCAACTATCAGTATTCCTGATGAAGTAGGCGGACATAAAGTCATGGTGGTGGAGGATACTCCCCCGGATTTAACAATTTGTGACAAAGTACGCAGAGAGCAAGAAATGAATCTTGAAAACCTGGTATTGGTTGTTGAGGACACCCCCCCAACTATGAGTTTTTCTGACGAACTCGGTGGTGATCAGGAATTCAAGTGTGAGAAACTCTTTGTGGAGGATTCTCCTCCAAAGTTGAGCTTTTATGAT GATGATATAAGACAGAAGAATGTTACGTTACAAGAGGAAAACGCTGAATTCAAGATGAAACTTGACCAATTAATGGAGGAAAATGAACTTCTCCGTACGCagattttatcaaatattcaatttgAAGAGCAGAACGATGAGTTAAAGAAAGAGCTGGACTTATTGAGAGAAGAAAACCGAATTTTAAGATTGTCACTAAGTAGTTTTCTGGACCGAATGGATGGACATATTTTGGATTTCGAATCTAATACAACTAATTGA
- the LOC106753053 gene encoding protein MAINTENANCE OF MERISTEMS isoform X2: MRKSTRLSAIGLVQAPEPKPFSTRFSLRSFAKRVQLLTPEQRSAISRTGFGNLLSVPNHCLNKVFLTELMEAWSSGSRAFVLRSGGEIRMTLLDAALILGLPVTGNPVNLTEQEPFSDLEESYGATKVKRKVAMSFLENRLDSIGDAASDDFVRSFLLYTIGTFLASNDGKVDSQFLRFLGDLGEVSGFAWGAAVIDDLCQWLDKRKEQNVKYVGGCLIFLQTWSYEHFDVAARPQLQDHDVTFPRMCRWDNIKSNQRQQGTSWFKELDDDQVIWKLQPTSGELQIEIIKEALELIGDNKELRSAESRSTCTPSSVSDVDSGFRHSINGEVCREDEDNMENQVVEDTPTRSSTSHEKCRKQINLGNLVVLDTPPNLIICDKVHGEQEMDPENRVVVVEGSPATISIPDEVGGHKVMVVEDTPPDLTICDKVRREQEMNLENLVLVVEDTPPTMSFSDELGGDQEFKCEKLFVEDSPPKLSFYDDDIRQKNVTLQEENAEFKMKLDQLMEENELLRTQILSNIQFEEQNDELKKELDLLREENRILRLSLSSFLDRMDGHILDFESNTTN, translated from the exons ATGAGAAAATCCACCAGACTCTCCGCCATCGGCCTCGTACAGGCTCCAGAGCCG AAGCCTTTCAGCACTCGATTTTCGCTGAGGTCGTTCGCGAAGCGCGTGCAGCTGCTCACACCGGAACAGAGATCCGCTATTTCGCGAACCGGCTTCGGGAACCTTCTATCCGTTCCAAACCACTGCCTGAACAAGGTGTTTCTCACAGAGCTGATGGAGGCGTGGAGCAGCGGGAGCCGCGCGTTCGTGCTACGCTCCGGCGGTGAAATCCGAATGACGCTTCTGGACGCAGCGCTGATCCTGGGCCTTCCGGTGACCGGTAACCCCGTGAACTTGACAGAACAGGAACCCTTCTCCGATTTGGAAGAGTCGTACGGAGCAACGAAAGTGAAGAGGAAGGTGGCCATGAGTTTTCTCGAGAATAGGCTCGATTCAATTGGGGATGCTGCGAGTGATGATTTTGTGCGGAGCTTTTTGCTCTACACAATTGGAACGTTTCTTGCTTCGAACGACGGGAAGGTGGATTCGCAGTTCTTGCGGTTTCTCGGGGATTTGGGGGAGGTTTCAGGGTTTGCTTGGGGCGCTGCTGTTATTGATGATTTGTGTCAGTGGCTGGATAAGAGAAAGGAGCAGAATGTCAAGTATGTGGGAGGTTGTCTTATCTTTCTTCAA ACATGGTCCTATGAACATTTTGACGTAGCAGCCAGGCCACAACTGCAAGATCATGATGTCACCTTTCCTCGCATGTGTCGATGGGATAATATTAAATCTAACCAAAGACAACAGGGTACTTCATGGTTTAAAGAGCTGGATGATGATCAG GTAATATGGAAGCTTCAACCTACTTCTGGAGAGTTGCAAATAGAGATAATTAAAGAAGCACTGGAGTTGATAGGTGACAACAAAGAGCTTCGAAGTGCAGAAAGCCGTTCGACATGCACTCCATCTAGC GTTTCTGATGTAGATTCAGGGTTTCGGCATAGTATCAACGGTGAGGTATGTAGAGAAGACGAGGATAATATGGAGAATCAGGTAGTGGAGGACACTCCCACAAGGTCAAGCACTAGTCATGAAAAATGTAGGAAGCAGATCAATCTCGGCAACTTGGTAGTGTTGGACACTCCCCCAAATTTAATCATCTGCGACAAAGTACATGGAGAGCAAGAAATGGATCCTGAAAATCGGGTAGTGGTAGTTGAAGGTTCCCCCGCAACTATCAGTATTCCTGATGAAGTAGGCGGACATAAAGTCATGGTGGTGGAGGATACTCCCCCGGATTTAACAATTTGTGACAAAGTACGCAGAGAGCAAGAAATGAATCTTGAAAACCTGGTATTGGTTGTTGAGGACACCCCCCCAACTATGAGTTTTTCTGACGAACTCGGTGGTGATCAGGAATTCAAGTGTGAGAAACTCTTTGTGGAGGATTCTCCTCCAAAGTTGAGCTTTTATGAT GATGATATAAGACAGAAGAATGTTACGTTACAAGAGGAAAACGCTGAATTCAAGATGAAACTTGACCAATTAATGGAGGAAAATGAACTTCTCCGTACGCagattttatcaaatattcaatttgAAGAGCAGAACGATGAGTTAAAGAAAGAGCTGGACTTATTGAGAGAAGAAAACCGAATTTTAAGATTGTCACTAAGTAGTTTTCTGGACCGAATGGATGGACATATTTTGGATTTCGAATCTAATACAACTAATTGA
- the LOC106753053 gene encoding protein MAINTENANCE OF MERISTEMS isoform X3 translates to MRKSTRLSAIGLVQAPEPKKPFSTRFSLRSFAKRVQLLTPEQRSAISRTGFGNLLSVPNHCLNKVFLTELMEAWSSGSRAFVLRSGGEIRMTLLDAALILGLPVTGNPVNLTEQEPFSDLEESYGATKVKRKVAMSFLENRLDSIGDAASDDFVRSFLLYTIGTFLASNDGKVDSQFLRFLGDLGEVSGFAWGAAVIDDLCQWLDKRKEQNVKYVGGCLIFLQTWSYEHFDVAARPQLQDHDVTFPRMCRWDNIKSNQRQQGTSWFKELDDDQVIWKLQPTSGELQIEIIKEALELIGDNKELRSAESRSTCTPSSVSDVDSGFRHSINGEVCREDEDNMENQVVEDTPTRSSTSHEKCRKQINLGNLVVLDTPPNLIICDKVHGEQEMDPENRVVVVEGSPATISIPDEVGGHKVMVVEDTPPDLTICDKVRREQEMNLENLVLVVEDTPPTMSFSDELGGDQEFKCEKLFVEDSPPKLSFYDDDIRQKNVTLQEENAELKKELDLLREENRILRLSLSSFLDRMDGHILDFESNTTN, encoded by the exons ATGAGAAAATCCACCAGACTCTCCGCCATCGGCCTCGTACAGGCTCCAGAGCCG AAGAAGCCTTTCAGCACTCGATTTTCGCTGAGGTCGTTCGCGAAGCGCGTGCAGCTGCTCACACCGGAACAGAGATCCGCTATTTCGCGAACCGGCTTCGGGAACCTTCTATCCGTTCCAAACCACTGCCTGAACAAGGTGTTTCTCACAGAGCTGATGGAGGCGTGGAGCAGCGGGAGCCGCGCGTTCGTGCTACGCTCCGGCGGTGAAATCCGAATGACGCTTCTGGACGCAGCGCTGATCCTGGGCCTTCCGGTGACCGGTAACCCCGTGAACTTGACAGAACAGGAACCCTTCTCCGATTTGGAAGAGTCGTACGGAGCAACGAAAGTGAAGAGGAAGGTGGCCATGAGTTTTCTCGAGAATAGGCTCGATTCAATTGGGGATGCTGCGAGTGATGATTTTGTGCGGAGCTTTTTGCTCTACACAATTGGAACGTTTCTTGCTTCGAACGACGGGAAGGTGGATTCGCAGTTCTTGCGGTTTCTCGGGGATTTGGGGGAGGTTTCAGGGTTTGCTTGGGGCGCTGCTGTTATTGATGATTTGTGTCAGTGGCTGGATAAGAGAAAGGAGCAGAATGTCAAGTATGTGGGAGGTTGTCTTATCTTTCTTCAA ACATGGTCCTATGAACATTTTGACGTAGCAGCCAGGCCACAACTGCAAGATCATGATGTCACCTTTCCTCGCATGTGTCGATGGGATAATATTAAATCTAACCAAAGACAACAGGGTACTTCATGGTTTAAAGAGCTGGATGATGATCAG GTAATATGGAAGCTTCAACCTACTTCTGGAGAGTTGCAAATAGAGATAATTAAAGAAGCACTGGAGTTGATAGGTGACAACAAAGAGCTTCGAAGTGCAGAAAGCCGTTCGACATGCACTCCATCTAGC GTTTCTGATGTAGATTCAGGGTTTCGGCATAGTATCAACGGTGAGGTATGTAGAGAAGACGAGGATAATATGGAGAATCAGGTAGTGGAGGACACTCCCACAAGGTCAAGCACTAGTCATGAAAAATGTAGGAAGCAGATCAATCTCGGCAACTTGGTAGTGTTGGACACTCCCCCAAATTTAATCATCTGCGACAAAGTACATGGAGAGCAAGAAATGGATCCTGAAAATCGGGTAGTGGTAGTTGAAGGTTCCCCCGCAACTATCAGTATTCCTGATGAAGTAGGCGGACATAAAGTCATGGTGGTGGAGGATACTCCCCCGGATTTAACAATTTGTGACAAAGTACGCAGAGAGCAAGAAATGAATCTTGAAAACCTGGTATTGGTTGTTGAGGACACCCCCCCAACTATGAGTTTTTCTGACGAACTCGGTGGTGATCAGGAATTCAAGTGTGAGAAACTCTTTGTGGAGGATTCTCCTCCAAAGTTGAGCTTTTATGAT GATGATATAAGACAGAAGAATGTTACGTTACAAGAGGAAAACGCTGAA TTAAAGAAAGAGCTGGACTTATTGAGAGAAGAAAACCGAATTTTAAGATTGTCACTAAGTAGTTTTCTGGACCGAATGGATGGACATATTTTGGATTTCGAATCTAATACAACTAATTGA